ACTGCCGTCCTCCGCAGCCTCCGCCTCCGCCTCCCGACGCGGGCCCGGGCACGTATTGCTCCGCCAACTGCGACTGCCCCTCCGGTCAGGTCTGCACCAACGGCACCTGCCGTGCGCCCACGCCGCCGCCTCCCGACGCGGGCTCCAGCAACGTCTGCCGCGCCAACTGCGAGTGCCCGGAGAACCACACGTGCACCGACGGCGTGTGCAAGCCCGTCAACCGCGGCAGCGGCAAGCCCTGCGTGGCCAACTGCGAGTGCCCCGCGGGCGAGCGCTGCGTCGAGAACGCGTGCTGGCTGTAGTGGGGTGACGTCCCGGGTGGCGCCCTCGCTTCGTCAGGGCGCCACCATCCGCCAGCAGCGGTGGATGTCCTTGCGCTGGAAGTCCTCGGGGATGGAGCCGGGCGTGAGCTCCTCCACGGACTTCCAGCCGCGCGTCGCCTTGGCGTCCAACTGGAAGCCGAGGAAGTTGTTGGAGAAGTAGAGGATGCCTCCGGGGGACAGCAGCGTCCGGAGCGCGTCCAGCATGCGCACGTGGTCGCGCTGCACGTTGAACGAGCCCGTCATCTTCTTCGAGGTGGAGAAGGAGGGCGGGTCGCAGACGATGAGGTCGTAGCGCTCGGAGCCTCGCGCCTGGGCCTCGACCCACGCCTTCGCATCCCCGCGGACCAGTTCGTGGCGCGCGTCCGCGAGGCCGTTGAGGTCCAGGTTGTCCTCGGCCCAGTCGAGGTACGTGTTGGACAGGTCCACCGTCACGGTGCTCGCGGCGCCGCCGGCCGCGGCGTAGACGGTGAACGCGCCCGTGTACGCGAAGAGGTTGAGGAAGCGTTTGCCCCGGACCTCCTCGCGCACGCGCTGGCGGGTGTCGCGATGGTCCATGAAGAGGCCCGTGTCCAGGTAGTCGCCCAGGTTGACCCAGAACTTCAGGCCCCGCTCCTCGACGACGAGCCGCCCGCTGCCCTCGCCCACGCGGCCATACTGCGCGCGGCCCCACGGCTGGGGCGTGTGCGTCTTCACGAAGACGCGCTCCGCGGGCGTCTCGAGCACCTGCGTCACCGCGGCGAGGACCTCCTCGCGCTGCGTCTCCGCGGTGCCGGACTTGAGGGCCTTGCGGCGCGGGTACTCGGTGACGTGCACGCAGTCGCCGTAGATGTCCACCGCGTAGGGGTACTCGGGAATGTCCCGGTCATAGACGCGGAAGGCCGTCAGCCCCTGGGCACGGGCCCACCTGCGGAAGTGCTTCGAGCCCTTGCGCAGCCGGTTGGCGAACATGCCGGCCTCCGCCTGGGGTGCCGCGTCGTCGCCGCCGTTGCCGTGAATACCTTGTGGGTCAGCCATGCCCAAGCGTCCCTCCGTCCAGACCACCGCGGCCCCACTCATCCCTGAGTCTCCGACGTACGACAAGCTCCGAGAAGCCGCTTCGGGCTGTCAGGCGTGTTCCTTGTGGAAGACGGGCACGCAGACCGTGTTCGGCGAGCCCGTGGGGAGGCCCGGTCCAGGCCCCAGGGTGATGCTGGTGGGGGAGCAGCCGGGAGACCAGGAGGACCGCGAGGGCAGGCCCTTCGTGGGGCCGTCCGGCAGGCTGCTGGACGAGGCGCTGGAGGAGGCCGGCATCGACCGCTCGCAGGTGTACGTCACCAACACGGTGAAACACTTCAAGTGGACGGGGGACGGCAAGCGCCGCATCCACGCGAAGCCCAACACCACCGAGGTGCGCGCGTGCCTGCCGTGGCTCGAGGCGGAGATACAGGTGTTCCGCCCGGACATCCTCGTGTGCCTGGGGGCCACCGCGGCGCAGGCGCTGCTCGGCAAGGACTTCCGCGTGACGCAGCAGCGGGGGCAGCCGATTCCCTCCGCGTGGGCGCCCGTCGTCGTGGCCACGGTGCACCCGTCGTCCATCCTGCGCGCGCCGGACCCGGAGGCCCGGGAGCGGCAGCGCGAGGCGTTCGTGGAGGACCTGCGCGCCGTCGCGCGGCTCATCCGCGCGGCGTCGTCGGACAGGGCAGGGGAGGACGCGCACGCGCCGATGGGATGACGGGGTGTCAGCGCGCGGAGAAGACCCTGCGCCTGCGCACCGAGGAGGGCTCTGCCATCACCACCGTCGAAGAACGTCCCCGGAGCGCGAAAGGGGCGTCCACGCGCTGATGTGATTGCAGCGGGTCCGCGAGCGGAGAAGACTCCGCGCCATGAGCGTGCGCACCGAGAAGAACGGCCCCATCACCACCGTCGTCCTCCACCGTCCCGAGGTGCGCAACGCCGTGGACGGTGCCACCGCGCAGCTCCTCGCGGACGCCTTCCGCGCGTTCGACACGGACACGGAGTCGCGAGTCGGCGTCCTCTACGGCGACGGAGGCACCTTCTGCGCGGGCGCGGACCTCAAGGCTGTCTCGGAAGGCCGCATGCCGCGCCTCCAGATGGACGGCGATGGCCCCATGGGCCCCTCGCGCATGGTGCTGAGCAAGCCCGTCATCGCGGCCATCAGCGGCCACGCCGTCGCCGGAGGTCTGGAACTCGCGCTGTGGTGTGACCTGCGTGTCGTCGAGGAGGACGCGGTGCTCGGCGTCTTCTGCCGGCGCTGGGGCGTGCCGCTCATCGACGGAGGCACCGTGCGCCTGCCCCGGCTCATCGGGTTGTCCCGGGCCCTGGACCTCATCCTCACCGGCCGCCCCGTGTCCGCCCAGGAGGCGCTGGGCATGGGACTGGTCAACCGCGTCGTCCCCAAGGGCCAGGCCCGTGAGGCCGCGGAGGCGCTCGCCCGGGAGGTGGCCGTCTTCCCCCAGGCCTGCATGAACGCGGACCGCGCCTCGGCCTACGCCCAGGGGGGCCTCAGCCAGGAAGAAGCACTGCGTCAGGAGTTCATCCGGGGCGTCAAGGTGCTGGAGTCCGAGTCCGTCCCGGGGGCCACGCGCTTCGCCCAGGGGGCCGGGCGGCACGGGAAGTTCGAGTAATGCGGAGGTGCTGATGCGCGGCCCGGGGGCCTGTGTTAGTCCCCCCGCCATGCGCTTCGACACCCTCGCCATTCATGCCGGCCAGGAGCCGGACCCCACGACGGGCGCCATCATGACCCCCGTCTACCTGACCTCCACCTACGTCCAGGACGGGCCGGGGGAACACAAGGGCTACGAGTACAGCCGTACGCAGAACCCCACCCGCAAGGCGCTCCAGGACTGTCTGGCCGCGCTCGAGGGCGCGAAGTACGGCGCCGCCTTCGCCTCCGGCCTCGCGGGCACCGACATGCTGATGCACATGTTGGATCACGGTGACCACGTCATCGTCTCCGACGACGTGTACGGCGGCACCTTCCGCCTGTTCGACAAGGTCTACAAGCGCTGCGGCTTGAACTTCTCCTTCGTCGACCTGTCCCAGCCGGGCGCCTTCGAGAAGGCCATTACGCCGAAGACGAAGATGGTGTGGGTGGAGACGCCCACCAACCCGATGCTCAAGCTCATCGACCTGGCCGCCATCGCCCAGGTCGCCAAGAAGCACAACATCCTCGCCGTCGCCGACAACACGTTCATGACGCCGTACTTCCAGCGCCCGCTGGACCTCGGCTTCGACGTGGTGGCGCACTCCACCACCAAGTACCTCAACGGCCACAGCGACGTGGTGGGCGGCTTCGTCTGCACCAGCCGAGATGACGTCGCCGAGCGGATGTACTTCCTCCAGAACGCGGTGGGCGGCGTGTCCGGCGCGTTCGACAGCTTCCTCGTGCTGCGCGGCGTGAAGACGCTCCACGTCCGCATGGACCGCCACGCGCACAACGCGATGAAGGTCGCCCAGTACCTGGCCACGCACCCGAAGGTGAAGAAGGTGACGTACCCGGGCCTGGAGACGCACCCGCAGCACGCGCTCGCCAAGCAGCAGATGACGGGCTTCGGCGGCATGCTGACGTTCGACATCCACGGCGGCCTGGAGTCGGCGCGCACCTTCCTCAAGACGGTGAAGGTCTTCGCCTGCGCGGAGTCGCTCGGCGGCGTCGAGTCCCTCATCGAGCACCCGGCCATCATGACCCACGCCTCCGTGCCCAAGGAGACGCGCGAGAAGCTCGGCATCGCCGACGGCTTCATCCGTCTGTCCGTGGGCATCGAGGACTCGCGGGACCTCATCGATGACCTGGCCCAGGCGCTCGACGCGGCGAAGTAGCCCGCGCCTCCACCTGGCGGGCCGCTGACCCAGGGCCTCCTTGCTCCCTCTGCTCGGGACGCATGGAGGCCCTTCGTCTGTGCGCGCCCTGACGGCCGTGGCTCGCGCTCGGCTGCCCAGCCGCCTGGGAAGATGCGCGACTGTCGGGTATCGGAATGTTCAGCGGTGCGGGTCGATTGGGGGCCGACCATGAGCAACCGACCGATTCTCTCCGCTTGCCTGCTGGGCGTGCTGTGTTCGGCCGTCTCCGGCTGTGACGAGCCCCTCTCTTCTCCCGACAAGTCCGCCCCCGTCGAGACGCCCGCTCCTGAGGCCTCCGATGTCTCCGGCACTCCGCTGAGCGCGCCTGACTGCCGCATCCTCACCACGCAGCTCGCGACGGCGAGTGGCGATGACGGCGAGGGCAGCGTCGCCGCGAACTCGCAGGACGATGATGTGTCGACGCGCTGGAGCGGGCCGGGCGTGGGCGCGTTCCTGAACCTGGACCTGGGCTCGTCGCAGTCCGTGGCGGGCGTCACCGTGGCGTGGCACCGCGGCAACGAGCGACAGAACCGCTTCGTCCTCTCCACGTCCGTGGACGGCGTGAGCTTCACCCAGGCGCTCGCGGGGGACAGCGCGCTGAACACGCAGGCGCAGACGTATGCGTTCAGCCCGCGTCAGGCGCGCTACGTGCGCATCACGGTGAATGGGAACACGGTGAACGACTGGGCCTCCATCACCGAGGCGCGCGCGTGTGGTGAGCGCACGGTGCCGCCCGCGCCCACGGCGGACTCGGGGCCCGTGCTGCCTCGCCTGCCATATCTCCAGAGCGTGGGGCCCACGAGCGCCATCATCGCGTTCCGCTCGGGCGTGTCGTGTACGCCCTTCGTGCGCTTCGGTGATGGCTCGCTGCTGGCGCGCACGGCGACGGCCACCGTCGCGGGCTGGCGTCACGCGGTGAAGCTGGAGGGGCTGCAGCCGGGACAGTCCTACGGCTACAGCGTGGAGGCGTGTGGCTCCGTCACGGGGCTGCGGACGTTCCGCACGGCGTCGGCTCCAGGGACGCCGCGCGTGCGCTTCACGACGATGGGGGACTTCGGCACGGGCGGCTCCGCGCAGTCGAAGGTGATGGCGGTGATGAACAAGCCCGAGTGGCGCGGGGAGTTCCTCGTCGCGCTGGGGGACAACGCCTACGCGTCCGGTACGGACCAGGAGTTCCAGGACCGGATGTTCAAGCCCATGGCGGCGCTGCTGCGCGAGGTGCCGGTGTTCCCCGTGCTGGGCAATCACGAGTACGTGACGAACCAGGGCCAGCCCTACCTCGACAACTTCTACCTGCCGGCGAACAACCCCGCGAAGAGCGAGCGCTACTACTCGTTCGACTGGGGCAACGTGCACTTCGTGGCGCTCGACTCCAACTGCGCCATCGGCATGGCGTCCTCGGACCGGTGCTCGGCGTCCGCGCAGCAGGCGTGGGCCGAGCAGGACCTGGCGGCGAGCAAGTCGCCCTGGAAGGTCGTCTTCTTCCACCACCCGGCCTGGTCCAGTGGCGAGCACGGCTCCCAGCTCACCGTGCGCCGCGCCTACGCGCCGATGTTCGAGAAGTACGGCGTGGACCTGGTGCTCACGGGGCATGACCACAACTACGAGCGCAGCAAGC
This genomic stretch from Myxococcus fulvus harbors:
- a CDS encoding metallophosphoesterase, with amino-acid sequence MSNRPILSACLLGVLCSAVSGCDEPLSSPDKSAPVETPAPEASDVSGTPLSAPDCRILTTQLATASGDDGEGSVAANSQDDDVSTRWSGPGVGAFLNLDLGSSQSVAGVTVAWHRGNERQNRFVLSTSVDGVSFTQALAGDSALNTQAQTYAFSPRQARYVRITVNGNTVNDWASITEARACGERTVPPAPTADSGPVLPRLPYLQSVGPTSAIIAFRSGVSCTPFVRFGDGSLLARTATATVAGWRHAVKLEGLQPGQSYGYSVEACGSVTGLRTFRTASAPGTPRVRFTTMGDFGTGGSAQSKVMAVMNKPEWRGEFLVALGDNAYASGTDQEFQDRMFKPMAALLREVPVFPVLGNHEYVTNQGQPYLDNFYLPANNPAKSERYYSFDWGNVHFVALDSNCAIGMASSDRCSASAQQAWAEQDLAASKSPWKVVFFHHPAWSSGEHGSQLTVRRAYAPMFEKYGVDLVLTGHDHNYERSKPMKGDAVAPSGTRGIPYVVVGSGGATLRSFPSSQPSWTALRDNQVYGFMDVIVDGGTLTARLITSTGTVRDTLTLTKTLPTTWTTSMKLEALETVPGPVDDPARMPESLRARPPLPPADRLDDVADAPEPPVRSAAEVP
- a CDS encoding cystathionine gamma-synthase, which encodes MRFDTLAIHAGQEPDPTTGAIMTPVYLTSTYVQDGPGEHKGYEYSRTQNPTRKALQDCLAALEGAKYGAAFASGLAGTDMLMHMLDHGDHVIVSDDVYGGTFRLFDKVYKRCGLNFSFVDLSQPGAFEKAITPKTKMVWVETPTNPMLKLIDLAAIAQVAKKHNILAVADNTFMTPYFQRPLDLGFDVVAHSTTKYLNGHSDVVGGFVCTSRDDVAERMYFLQNAVGGVSGAFDSFLVLRGVKTLHVRMDRHAHNAMKVAQYLATHPKVKKVTYPGLETHPQHALAKQQMTGFGGMLTFDIHGGLESARTFLKTVKVFACAESLGGVESLIEHPAIMTHASVPKETREKLGIADGFIRLSVGIEDSRDLIDDLAQALDAAK
- a CDS encoding crotonase/enoyl-CoA hydratase family protein codes for the protein MSVRTEKNGPITTVVLHRPEVRNAVDGATAQLLADAFRAFDTDTESRVGVLYGDGGTFCAGADLKAVSEGRMPRLQMDGDGPMGPSRMVLSKPVIAAISGHAVAGGLELALWCDLRVVEEDAVLGVFCRRWGVPLIDGGTVRLPRLIGLSRALDLILTGRPVSAQEALGMGLVNRVVPKGQAREAAEALAREVAVFPQACMNADRASAYAQGGLSQEEALRQEFIRGVKVLESESVPGATRFAQGAGRHGKFE
- a CDS encoding class I SAM-dependent methyltransferase, whose protein sequence is MADPQGIHGNGGDDAAPQAEAGMFANRLRKGSKHFRRWARAQGLTAFRVYDRDIPEYPYAVDIYGDCVHVTEYPRRKALKSGTAETQREEVLAAVTQVLETPAERVFVKTHTPQPWGRAQYGRVGEGSGRLVVEERGLKFWVNLGDYLDTGLFMDHRDTRQRVREEVRGKRFLNLFAYTGAFTVYAAAGGAASTVTVDLSNTYLDWAEDNLDLNGLADARHELVRGDAKAWVEAQARGSERYDLIVCDPPSFSTSKKMTGSFNVQRDHVRMLDALRTLLSPGGILYFSNNFLGFQLDAKATRGWKSVEELTPGSIPEDFQRKDIHRCWRMVAP
- a CDS encoding UdgX family uracil-DNA binding protein (This protein belongs to the uracil DNA glycosylase superfamily, members of which act in excision repair of DNA. However, it belongs more specifically to UdgX branch, whose founding member was found to bind uracil in DNA (where it does not belong), without cleaving it, appears to promote DNA repair by a pathway involving RecA, rather than base excision.), producing the protein MPKRPSVQTTAAPLIPESPTYDKLREAASGCQACSLWKTGTQTVFGEPVGRPGPGPRVMLVGEQPGDQEDREGRPFVGPSGRLLDEALEEAGIDRSQVYVTNTVKHFKWTGDGKRRIHAKPNTTEVRACLPWLEAEIQVFRPDILVCLGATAAQALLGKDFRVTQQRGQPIPSAWAPVVVATVHPSSILRAPDPEARERQREAFVEDLRAVARLIRAASSDRAGEDAHAPMG